The Candidatus Delongbacteria bacterium genome has a window encoding:
- a CDS encoding LptF/LptG family permease, translating into MSILTRYLLKRFLGIAVFTALASLMMYITVDLMENLDKFIDTQTSTPVIVRYYLLYTPQILVLIMPVILLLTVIFTLGGLHRRMEITAMKAGGISPGRLQRLIALWALLASGLAFYMSETLVTDTSRERMEIYRTNIRKKPASLGEQSGRIFFQNDSRSFLTLENYHVKEGWGRRASFLRIVDGRLVSRLDADTLRHTDIGWILLAGEERHLSPLLVSRPFQVYVLKELKLRPEDVETLQAVPEEMNLRELTAFIERQQAAGSFTRRWEVNAQTKLASPLANLVIALFGVPLALRRNRSSTMLGFGLSLLSAFAYYGVQVVCQNLGYKGLLPPIAAAWIPNAAFLTAALLLYLRVDR; encoded by the coding sequence GTGAGCATTCTGACCCGCTATCTGCTCAAGCGCTTTCTGGGCATCGCCGTCTTCACGGCGCTGGCCAGCCTGATGATGTACATCACCGTGGACCTGATGGAGAACCTGGACAAGTTCATCGACACCCAGACCTCCACGCCGGTCATCGTCCGCTACTACCTGCTCTACACGCCGCAGATCCTGGTCCTGATCATGCCCGTGATCCTGCTGCTCACGGTGATTTTCACGCTGGGCGGTCTGCACCGGCGGATGGAGATCACGGCCATGAAGGCCGGCGGGATCAGCCCGGGGCGCCTGCAGCGGCTCATCGCCCTCTGGGCGCTGCTGGCCAGCGGGCTGGCCTTCTACATGAGCGAGACGCTGGTGACGGACACCTCGCGCGAGCGGATGGAAATCTACCGCACCAACATCCGCAAGAAGCCCGCCTCGCTGGGCGAGCAGAGCGGGCGGATCTTCTTCCAGAACGACTCGCGCAGTTTCCTGACGCTGGAGAACTACCACGTGAAGGAAGGCTGGGGCCGGCGCGCCAGCTTCCTGCGCATCGTCGACGGGCGGCTGGTCTCGCGCCTGGACGCCGACACCCTGCGTCACACGGACATCGGCTGGATCCTGCTTGCCGGCGAGGAGCGCCACCTCAGCCCGCTGCTGGTCAGCCGGCCCTTCCAGGTCTACGTGCTCAAGGAGCTCAAGCTGCGGCCCGAGGACGTGGAGACGCTGCAGGCCGTGCCCGAGGAGATGAACCTGCGCGAACTGACGGCCTTCATCGAGCGTCAGCAGGCCGCGGGCTCCTTCACCCGGCGCTGGGAGGTCAACGCCCAGACCAAATTGGCCTCCCCGCTGGCCAACCTCGTGATCGCGCTGTTCGGCGTGCCGCTGGCGCTGCGCCGCAACCGCTCCAGCACCATGCTGGGCTTCGGGCTGAGCCTGCTCAGCGCGTTCGCCTATTACGGCGTGCAGGTGGTCTGTCAGAACCTGGGTTACAAGGGCCTGCTGCCGCCCATCGCCGCCGCGTGGATTCCCAACGCCGCCTTCCTCACGGCGGCGCTGCTGCTCTACCTGAGGGTCGATCGTTAG
- a CDS encoding LptF/LptG family permease — translation MSRLTRYVLREHIAPFIYSLSLIVFLFVLNFAFQMLGKILGKGLPTRLILEFFVYNIAWILAMAVPMAALIATLMAFGRLAGDHEITAMKAGGVGLWRLTIPLLVAGAVLTAGLMAYNNWVLPDFNYKSNLLRRTIFRKAPTMQMEDGLFLFDVPGLVVHSRTVDHATRRMQGVTIFEEDERGIHQTILADSALLQLDEEQGEFLLTLYSGQIHRRDWREPGRYGLLDFRQSELRIDARNALLQRQETKYRNDREQTTSQMLQRVKRWREQDPVRNARKIRSYLVEVHKKFALPAAILTFVLLGVPLGVRSGRGGLGVSGSLSVLFFLIYWIFLIGGEDLADRGFLSPAVAMWAPNVVMLGVGLWFMRSAVREGTPVQLPAWLARFKRAEPRSEGVDTEAVKMAELARKLEQDSPEDAA, via the coding sequence GTGAGTCGCCTGACCCGCTACGTCCTGCGCGAGCACATCGCGCCCTTCATCTACAGCCTGTCGCTGATCGTCTTCCTGTTCGTGCTCAACTTCGCCTTCCAGATGCTGGGCAAGATCCTGGGCAAGGGACTGCCCACCCGGCTGATCCTCGAGTTCTTCGTCTACAACATCGCCTGGATCCTGGCCATGGCCGTGCCCATGGCCGCGCTGATCGCCACGCTGATGGCCTTCGGGCGGCTGGCCGGCGACCACGAGATCACGGCCATGAAGGCCGGCGGCGTGGGCCTCTGGCGGTTGACGATCCCGCTGCTGGTGGCCGGCGCCGTGCTCACGGCGGGGCTGATGGCCTACAACAACTGGGTCCTGCCCGACTTCAACTACAAGAGCAACCTGCTCCGACGGACCATCTTCCGCAAGGCGCCGACCATGCAGATGGAGGACGGGCTGTTCCTCTTCGACGTGCCCGGGCTGGTGGTGCACAGCCGCACGGTGGACCACGCCACGCGCCGCATGCAGGGCGTGACGATCTTCGAGGAGGACGAGCGCGGGATCCACCAGACCATCCTGGCGGACAGCGCGCTGCTGCAGCTGGACGAGGAACAGGGCGAGTTCCTGCTGACGCTCTACTCGGGCCAGATCCACCGCCGGGACTGGCGCGAACCGGGCCGTTACGGCCTGCTGGACTTCCGCCAGAGCGAGCTGCGCATCGACGCGCGCAACGCCCTGCTGCAGCGCCAGGAGACCAAGTACCGCAACGACCGCGAGCAGACCACGAGCCAGATGCTGCAGCGCGTCAAGCGCTGGCGCGAGCAGGATCCGGTGCGCAACGCGCGCAAGATCCGCAGCTACCTGGTGGAGGTGCACAAGAAGTTCGCCCTGCCCGCGGCCATCCTGACCTTCGTGCTGCTGGGCGTGCCGCTGGGCGTACGCTCCGGCCGCGGCGGACTGGGGGTCTCAGGCTCGCTGAGCGTGCTGTTCTTCCTGATCTACTGGATCTTCCTCATCGGCGGGGAGGATCTGGCGGACCGCGGCTTCCTCTCGCCGGCGGTGGCCATGTGGGCGCCCAACGTGGTGATGCTGGGCGTGGGGCTGTGGTTCATGCGCAGCGCCGTGCGCGAAGGCACTCCCGTGCAGCTGCCGGCCTGGCTGGCCCGCTTCAAGCGCGCCGAGCCCCGGTCCGAGGGCGTGGACACGGAGGCCGTGAAAATGGCCGAGCTGGCGCGCAAGCTGGAGCAGGACAGCCCGGAGGACGCCGCGTGA
- a CDS encoding Bax inhibitor-1/YccA family protein encodes MQRGRFQLTAVPLSIVDNPAQVAYLRKVLGYLLIGLLVAAAGTQVGMMPPVLALVAGHPFIGMFGMIGLIMWATTASTGPRAGTAYYVFTFAMGLLMAPIIFVTLSRFNGLQTLAMAGGITVVNTLALSAYAWISKRDFSFMGGFLITGLITMIVAQLLNAFWLHSPLLESVVPMILILLFNGFILYDLSRILNNARSIPPTAAALMLFLDIFNLFLAWLRVLDRD; translated from the coding sequence ATGCAACGCGGACGCTTTCAACTGACTGCGGTGCCCCTGAGCATCGTGGACAATCCCGCTCAGGTCGCCTACCTGCGCAAGGTGCTGGGCTACCTGTTGATCGGCCTGCTGGTGGCGGCCGCCGGCACTCAGGTGGGGATGATGCCGCCCGTGCTGGCTCTGGTGGCCGGCCACCCCTTCATCGGGATGTTCGGGATGATCGGCCTGATCATGTGGGCCACCACCGCCTCCACGGGACCGCGCGCCGGCACGGCCTACTATGTCTTCACTTTCGCCATGGGTCTGCTCATGGCGCCCATCATCTTCGTGACCCTCTCGCGCTTCAACGGCCTGCAGACCCTGGCCATGGCCGGCGGCATCACCGTCGTCAACACCCTGGCGCTGAGCGCCTACGCCTGGATCAGCAAGCGCGATTTCAGCTTCATGGGCGGCTTCCTGATCACCGGCCTGATCACCATGATCGTGGCCCAGCTGCTCAACGCCTTCTGGCTGCACAGCCCGCTGCTGGAGAGCGTGGTGCCGATGATTCTGATTCTGTTGTTCAACGGCTTCATCCTCTACGACCTGAGCCGCATCCTCAACAACGCGCGGAGCATCCCGCCCACCGCGGCGGCGCTGATGCTCTTCCTGGACATCTTCAACCTGTTCCTGGCCTGGCTGCGCGTCCTGGATCGCGATTGA
- a CDS encoding SDR family oxidoreductase — translation MRQVLISGGGSGIGLACARRLLAAGERVLFCGRNRERLEAALRGLEAEYPGQVTARVCDVSRAADVAALGQWLRAEALPIDVLVNNAGLFVAGSLLKAEEEQAQAMWETQVLGPWRLLKICADPALRQGRPLRVINVISVTALKAYAACGFYGATKAALASLMDTARAELRDKGVGISNVYPGATETPIWGDRELDYSKMMDADAVAAAVQACADASSRALVEELVLRPAGGDL, via the coding sequence ATGCGACAGGTATTGATCAGCGGCGGGGGGAGCGGCATCGGGCTGGCCTGCGCGCGCCGCCTTTTGGCCGCCGGGGAGCGCGTGCTGTTCTGCGGGCGCAATCGCGAACGGCTGGAAGCGGCCCTGCGGGGGCTGGAAGCCGAGTACCCCGGCCAGGTGACGGCCCGGGTCTGCGACGTGAGCCGCGCCGCCGACGTCGCGGCGCTGGGCCAGTGGCTGCGCGCCGAGGCGCTGCCCATCGACGTGCTGGTGAACAACGCCGGCCTGTTCGTGGCGGGGTCGCTGCTCAAGGCCGAGGAGGAACAGGCGCAGGCCATGTGGGAGACCCAGGTGCTGGGTCCCTGGCGCCTGCTCAAGATCTGCGCGGACCCGGCGCTGCGCCAGGGCCGTCCGCTGCGCGTGATCAACGTGATCAGCGTGACCGCGTTGAAAGCCTACGCCGCCTGCGGCTTCTACGGCGCCACCAAGGCCGCGCTGGCCAGCCTGATGGATACGGCGCGCGCGGAACTGCGCGACAAGGGCGTGGGGATCAGCAACGTCTATCCCGGGGCCACGGAGACGCCGATCTGGGGCGACCGGGAGCTGGACTACTCGAAGATGATGGACGCCGACGCCGTGGCTGCCGCCGTGCAGGCCTGTGCCGACGCCTCCAGTCGCGCCCTGGTGGAGGAACTGGTCCTCCGGCCGGCCGGCGGGGATCTCTAG
- a CDS encoding 6-carboxytetrahydropterin synthase, which translates to MPVCYITRVEDFCASHRLHSPHLSDDENRALYGKCNNANGHGHNYKLLVTVRGEVDPKTGMLIELNQLAGLIRDAVTERVDHYNLNLDVDFLQGVIPTAENLCQAFWDQLESRLPVGELWEIRLEETGRNIVSLRRE; encoded by the coding sequence ATGCCTGTCTGCTACATCACCCGGGTGGAGGACTTCTGCGCCTCCCACCGCCTGCACAGCCCGCATTTGAGCGACGATGAGAACCGCGCGCTCTACGGCAAGTGCAACAACGCCAACGGCCACGGCCACAACTACAAGCTGCTGGTGACGGTCCGCGGCGAGGTGGACCCCAAAACGGGCATGCTGATCGAACTGAACCAGCTGGCCGGCCTGATCCGCGACGCCGTGACGGAGCGCGTGGACCACTACAACCTGAACCTCGACGTGGACTTCCTGCAGGGAGTCATCCCCACGGCCGAGAATCTCTGCCAGGCCTTCTGGGACCAGCTGGAGTCCCGCCTGCCGGTGGGCGAGCTGTGGGAGATCCGGCTGGAGGAAACCGGCCGCAACATCGTCTCGCTGCGGCGGGAGTAA
- a CDS encoding inositol monophosphatase family protein: MTKELLLDQPLAAALGAARAAAALLERAWLEREPLQVDRKGCHDYVTQVDRRSEALLVEQLRTACPEIGLLGEEGSHLDLDAESFWVVDPLDGTSNFVHGYPAFAVSIGLLRRVAPVDPVRAATVRFPQVLGCESVLGVIADVCRRQLYFAHRGGGAWRCDLPGGLDEPLPAAERLRVGLAPRLDEAFVATGFPIRNKDLARLYLNLFDALMPPSAGIRRGGSAALDLAYTAAGIFDAFVELQLAPWDMAAGVCLVEEAGGRLAGLAAAGVPEPEPLVNGHVLAGNPALVEDLQARLAGRL, translated from the coding sequence GTGACGAAGGAACTGCTGTTGGATCAGCCGCTGGCAGCGGCCCTGGGCGCCGCCCGCGCGGCCGCCGCGCTGCTCGAGCGCGCCTGGCTGGAGCGCGAACCCCTGCAGGTGGATCGCAAGGGCTGCCACGACTATGTCACCCAGGTGGACCGGCGCTCCGAGGCCCTGCTGGTGGAGCAGCTGCGGACGGCCTGTCCAGAAATCGGCCTGCTGGGGGAGGAGGGTTCTCACCTGGATCTGGACGCCGAGTCCTTCTGGGTGGTGGACCCGCTGGACGGCACCAGCAACTTCGTCCATGGCTACCCGGCCTTCGCCGTCTCCATCGGCCTGCTCAGGCGTGTGGCGCCGGTGGATCCCGTCCGGGCCGCCACGGTGCGCTTTCCTCAGGTGCTGGGCTGCGAGTCCGTGCTGGGGGTGATCGCCGACGTCTGCCGGCGCCAGCTCTACTTCGCCCACCGGGGCGGCGGAGCCTGGCGCTGCGACCTGCCCGGCGGGCTGGACGAGCCGCTGCCGGCGGCGGAACGCCTGCGCGTGGGCCTGGCCCCGCGGCTGGACGAGGCCTTCGTGGCCACGGGCTTTCCCATCCGCAACAAGGATCTGGCCCGCCTCTATCTGAACCTCTTCGACGCGCTGATGCCGCCGTCGGCGGGCATCCGGCGGGGCGGCAGCGCGGCCCTGGACCTGGCCTACACGGCGGCCGGAATCTTCGACGCCTTCGTGGAGCTGCAGCTGGCGCCCTGGGACATGGCCGCCGGCGTCTGCCTGGTGGAGGAGGCCGGCGGACGCCTGGCCGGCCTGGCCGCCGCCGGCGTGCCGGAACCCGAGCCCCTGGTCAACGGCCACGTGCTGGCGGGCAATCCGGCCCTGGTGGAGGACCTGCAGGCCCGGTTGGCCGGCCGCTTGTGA
- a CDS encoding C4-type zinc ribbon domain-containing protein, with amino-acid sequence MKKELLLLIELQKIDNQFREVEISKGTLPQELERLQNEERDLTVMREQSQIRLKELELDLRKREKRHDEFKLKVGDLQKRLFSTQTNQEYEAVTREIEFHQDALLENEQAMQTGMEQQQELEQRLEESAERATKLADSLERMRGQYAEHNQSSAARIQDLDGRRAELCESIPKPLLSHYDRIRKAKDGRGVVSVYRNSSCGGCYQALPPQKINKVRMMDDLVLCEICGRILITDTLDTKL; translated from the coding sequence TTGAAGAAGGAACTGCTGCTGCTGATCGAGCTTCAGAAGATTGACAATCAGTTCCGTGAGGTGGAGATCTCCAAGGGGACTCTGCCACAGGAGTTGGAGCGGTTGCAGAATGAGGAGCGGGACCTGACGGTCATGCGCGAGCAATCCCAGATCCGACTCAAGGAGTTGGAGCTGGACCTGCGCAAGCGCGAGAAGCGCCACGACGAGTTCAAGCTCAAGGTGGGGGATCTGCAGAAGCGCCTGTTCTCCACCCAGACCAACCAGGAATACGAGGCCGTCACGCGCGAGATCGAATTCCACCAGGACGCCCTGCTGGAGAACGAACAGGCCATGCAGACCGGCATGGAGCAGCAGCAGGAGCTGGAGCAGCGCCTGGAGGAGAGCGCCGAGCGGGCCACCAAGCTGGCGGATTCGCTGGAGCGCATGCGCGGCCAGTACGCCGAGCACAACCAGTCCTCCGCCGCCCGCATCCAGGACCTGGACGGCCGGCGCGCCGAACTGTGCGAGAGCATTCCCAAGCCGCTGCTGAGCCACTACGACCGCATCCGCAAGGCCAAGGACGGCCGCGGCGTGGTCTCGGTCTATCGCAACAGCAGCTGCGGCGGCTGCTATCAGGCCCTGCCCCCGCAGAAAATCAACAAGGTGCGCATGATGGACGACCTGGTCCTCTGCGAGATCTGCGGGCGCATCCTGATCACGGACACGCTGGACACCAAACTCTGA